From Prionailurus bengalensis isolate Pbe53 chromosome F2, Fcat_Pben_1.1_paternal_pri, whole genome shotgun sequence, one genomic window encodes:
- the LOC122495963 gene encoding zinc finger protein 252-like isoform X2 translates to MEKKELTPKQEISKTVESQRAKPEEHARNISKESDFEGMCKTEGKIKNYWGKSTVERLKKSFSQKNNSRPVTLTRVKTPMGEGQISGSTEENCTADPNPVGFHRGSRGESLHQNVPHVDDFQQTQGLINLPCFHLGERSCQTDVFVKVARQSSVPGESQRVNRPKKSFECTECGKPFSRSRALSQHGSNHTREKPFECGGCGKTSCHCSVFNQHQRVHCGEKPHTYAECDKASRAHAYFIQHHNIHTGERLYECSECGKAFSTCSSYSQHLKIHTGQKPHECNQCGKAFSHSSNLIHHQRTHSGEKPYTCKECGKAFRRQSHLLQHERTHSGEKPYDCTECGKAFSARLSLIQHQRIHTGEKPYECNECGKSFSLNRTLIVHQRIHTGEKPYRCNECGKSFSQRSQVIQHKRIHTGEKPYICNECGKSFSARLSLVQHQRIHTGEKPYGCNECGKTFSQKGHLIQHQRIHTGEKPYECNECGKAFSQSFNLIHHQRTHNGEKPYECNECDKAFSVLSSLVQHQRVHNGEKPYECHKCGKAFSQGSHLIQHQRSHTGEKPYECNECGKTFGQISTLIKHERTHNGEKPYECGDCGKAFSQSAHLVRHRRIHTGENPYECSDCGKAFNVRSSLIQHHRIHTGEKPYECEKCGKAFSQHSQFIQHQRIHTGEKPYMCNECEKAFSARLSLIQHKRIHTGEKPYKCTECGKSFRQSSHLIRHQRVHSGKRPYTCNECGKTFSQRITLTGHEKIHTGEQAYKCINCGALFSAQAAFIQHRKVHSGE, encoded by the coding sequence atggaaaaaaaggaattaactCCAAAACAGGAAATTTCCAAAACAGTGGAGTCCCAGAGAGCAAAACCAGAAGAACATGCAAGAAATATATCCAAGGAATCTGATTTTGAAGGAATGTGTAAAACTGAGGGAAAGATAAAGAATTACTGGGGAAAATCTACAGTGGAAAGACTTAAGAAATCCTTCTCCCAGAAGAACAATTCCAGACCGGTGACATTGACACGTGTGAAAACCCCTATGGGGGAAGGCCAGATATCCGGTTCCACGGAGGAAAACTGCACTGCAGACCCAAACCCTGTCGGATTTCATCGAGGATCTAGAGGGGAGAGTCTCCACCAGAATGTGCCACATGTAGATGACTTTCAACAAACTCAGGGCCTCATTAATCTCCCATGTTTCCATCTAGGAGAAAGATCATGTCAGACAGATGTGTTTGTGAAAGTGGCCAGGCAGAGTTCAGTTCCTGGTGAGAGTCAGAGGGTTAACAGGCCAAAGAAATCCTTTGAGTGTACTGAGTGTGGAAAACCTTTCAGCCGGAGTAGAGCTCTTTCTCAACATGGGAGTAATCACACCAGAGAGAAGCCCTTTGAGTGTGGTGGATGTGGAAAAACTTCCTGCCACTGCTCTGTCTTCAACCAACATCAGAGAGTTCACTGTGGAGAGAAGCCCCACACCTATGCTGAGTGTGACAAAGCTTCCAGGGCTCATGCCTACTTCATTCAGCACCATAAcattcacactggagaaagactttatgagtgcagtgaatgtggaaaagctttcagtACGTGTTCATCTTATAGTCAACATCTTAAGATTCATACTGGGCAGAAACCTCATGAGTGTAAtcagtgtgggaaagccttcagtcaTAGCTCTAACCTGATTCATCATCAGAGAACTCATAGCGGAGAGAAACCTTACAcgtgtaaggaatgtgggaaggcttTTCGTAGACAGTCACACCTCCTTCAGCATGAGAGAACTCAttctggagagaaaccttatgacTGTACTGAGTGTGGCAAAGCCTTCAGTGCACGATTATCTCTCAttcaacatcagagaattcacacaggagaaaaACCCTATGAATGCAATGAATGCGGGAAATCCTTTAGCCTGAACCGAACCCTTATCgttcatcagagaattcatactggagagaaaccctataggtgtaatgaatgtgggaaatccttcAGTCAACGTTCCCAAGTCATTCAGCACAAGAGAATTCACACTGGTGAGAAGCCTTATATATGCAATGAGTGTGGAAAATCATTCAGCGCTCGCCTGTCCCTTGTCcagcatcagagaattcacactggagaaaaaccTTATGGATGCAATGAGTGTGGGAAGACATTCAGTCAAAAGGGACATCTGATTCAGCATCAGcgaattcacactggagaaaaaccCTATGAGTGTAATGagtgtggaaaagccttcagcCAGAGTTTTAATCTCATTCATCATCAAAGGACACACAATGGTGAGAAGCCCTATGAATGTAATGAGTGTGATAAAGCCTTCAGTGTGCTCTCTTCCCTTGTTCAACATCAGAGAGTCCATAATGGTGAAAAGCCCTATGAGTGTCACAAATGTGGGAAGGCTTTTAGCCAGGGCTCCCACCTCATTCAGCATCAGAGGagccacactggagagaaaccctatgagtgTAACGAGTGTGGGAAAACCTTTGGGCAGATATCCACCCTAATTAAACATGAGAGAACACACAATGGAGAGAAGCCCTATGAGTGTGGAGACTGTGGAAAAGCCTTCAGCCAGAGTGCACACCTTGTCCGCCATCGAAGGATTCACACTGGAGAGAATCCCTACGAGTGCAGTGACTGCGGGAAGGCCTTCAACGTCCGCTCCTCTCTCATCCAGCATCACAGAATTCATACAGGAGAGAAGCCTTACGAATGTGAGAAGTGTGGCAAGGCCTTCAGTCAGCATTCACAATTTATTCAGCATCAGAGgattcacactggagagaagccctATATGTGCAATGAATGTGAGAAAGCCTTCAGTGCACGCTTGTCCCTTATCCAACACAAGAgaattcacacaggagagaaaccctacaAATGCACTGAATGTGGAAAATCCTTCCGACAAAGCTCTCACCTCATTCGTCATCAGAGAGTTCACAGTGGAAAACGACCTTATAcgtgtaatgaatgtgggaaaacttTTAGTCAGAGAATAACTCTTACTGGTCATGAGAAAATTCACACTGGAGAGCAAGCCTATAAGTGTATTAATTGTGGGGCCCTCTTTAGTGCACAGGCAGCTTTCATTCAGCATCGTAAAGTTCACAGTGGAGAATAA